The sequence agcttcaacaaaagtgaggcactaagcaactcagtgagaccctgtctctaaataaaatacaaagtagggctaggaatgtggctcaggggtcaagtgcacctgagttcaatccctgatacaaaacaaacaaacaacaacaacaaaactatgaAAAACTCTCAGAGAACCAGAAAGAACTCTTAAAAATATTTGTcagatgaaaagaaaaacttacaAAGATTAAATCATTCAATTAAAATGTAGAACCAGAGACAATAAGAGAGAAAATATGAAAGGACCTTATAGGGCCTTATTGAATCAACAAGGAAGTCTGATAATTCAATGACATTCAGTGAGAATGTAGATAACTCAGGGGAGAAATTGTAtttaaacttaaaaagaaaatttctcaGAACTGAAACCAAATGTCTAAATGTTAACAGAGTACACCCATGTGACCATATTAATAAATACAGCCTGTACTaagttattttcagaatataAGGATAAAGTTTTCCTCATACtatcagaaagaagaaagaaaaaagaaagagggagggggagggagggagggagggaggggtcacATAAAAAGAGAAATCAGAATGGAATCAGTCTTTGGAACAATTCTATGCAATCAATAGAaggaacacttttgaaatctgagGGGAAATTATTTTCAGtctagaattttatacccagtgaAACTATCAATCAACTGGAAAAAAGATGACTTCACAATGCAAGGtcttaaataattatttaaactCTTCTGCATCTGTTTTGATGAAGGTATTGAGAGATATATGTTAGCCAAAAGAGAATaaactaagaaagaaaaatatacctGATTTTATAACAAGGGACCAAAAACACAGGAAAACATTAAAGGGGAAAAATACCTAGGGTGATAGCTTATATAGCAAATAATGTAAAGGAAGCAGAAATATAGATAAaatacctccaggaaatgaacaTAATTGGTAGGTATGTAATATATTTGAATACTTTAAGGAGAAAAATAGCTTTTCAAGTAAAGAATAGTGTAAAATATTCATTGCAGTTAATAGAAAATGATGCAAGTGCAAGTGCTCTAGGAAGAATATTTttcaagaaatgaaatacaatcatACAACACTAACAATATGGACTTTAACTGATAGTTTAGCctttaaaaatatgtgaaaattctATTATGAGAATAGGGGAAAGGGAATGTGCAGTGTTTGTCTATATTGTTGGGAAGTAAAAAAGTTAAATCCTTTATTTATTCtagtaagaaataattaaaatttaaacaatattaagacagcctaaacctactatttataACATTGAAATCAATTTTAGAAGAAGCCACTGTGTAAAAGGTGTCTGGAGATATAAGAAATTACTTTTTGTTGTAACTTTTCATTCATCTTGATTTTAAACCTGAAAATAATATGAACTTACAAAATAAACTGAAAAGTTAATATCTTTCTGACATTCTACCAAATACACACAAgttttcaaaatgttttaaaaattgtattcattttcattcaggttattacattttatttgaattatAACACATGATGTTCTAAATATCAGCAAAAGTGAACATAAGAAAATATTGGCTAAGTTAGAACAGTAAatgtaaaggaaataaaataataaacaattATGGGAGTCCCATATCAATCTCAAAAAGATGTTTAATTTTGCAATGAACACAGAAAAAGTAATTTTTTCCCACATGCTGTGATTTAGAAGTTGGTATGATTTTTAAGATGAATAAATAGAACATTAGAATAAGATTGGAAGTGCAGATATGACTTCTTACATGAAGGAAATACAACAGAAGGGTAGTTTAATATTATGAGGCATGCAGGCTCTAAAATATACCAGGTGAGGGAATTGGGTGTAGCTCAGAAATACAGTGCTTAGCATTCTGAAGTGCTAAGTTCAATCACCAACATTAAACAATAAACAAAGAGGAGAAAACCCCAAACCTCAGTTTTATAGAAAGAAAAATGACAATATAAATATGTGTGCAATTGTAAAGGATTAAAACTTTAAAGGTATTATTCACAGATGGGTATGAATTAAAattaaactgttaatgcaaaagaGATTAAACAACATTGTAAAATGGTAGATGTACAGTACTTGATAGTTGAAAATCAATTGTTATATTGCATTATAACTGATAGAAAACTAAACTTATTAGGGCTTATAATATTTCAAAAGTACATCACAATATAAACAAAAGTGTTGCTGAAAACTAAATTTACAGCTGTTTCAAAAGATAGGATTTTCTACACTATTCCGCTCAGGACCATTGGTGTAAATGTTAGGGTAAATTGGTTTCAAAAACTTGAATTCGCTTGTTCCAGAAGAACCTCCAGTCAGACACACCTTATACTGGTAACTCTGGGACAGAGAGCCAGTGCCGCTGACGTCCACCAGGTGGCCAGGAAAGTGGCCCTCAGGCACTGAGCAGACCCCTAGCGATGCCGCCCTGCGCCTCCTGCACAGCCTCACCACCACGAACACCAgcacagagaagaggaagagcgATGACACAGAGGCCAAGGCGATGACCAAGTAGACAGTGAGCAAGTCCCCCTGCGCGCGCTCGGGCGCTACTTCCGGGAGCGGCAGGTAGGGCTGGGAGAAGCCATCCACCAGCAGCACGTGCAGCATGACACTGGCAGACAGCGGAGGCTCGCCATTGTCCTTGACCAGCACCACCAGCCTGTGCCTGGCCGCGTCGCGCTCGCTCAGCAGCCTGGCGGTGCGCACCTCGCCATTGTGCGCCCACACGCCAAACAGCCCTGGCTCCGTGGCCTTGAGCAGCTGGTATGACAGCCAGGCGTTCTGGCCCGAGTCTCCATCCACTGCCACCACCTTGGTGACCAGGTAGCCCTGCTCTGCCGCCCTGGGCACCAGCTCTGTGCAGGGTGTAGAGGCGTTCTGCATTGGGTACAGCACAAAGGGCGGGTTGTCATTGTCATCCAGCACCACCACGCGCACCAGCGCCTGGCTGCTGAGCGCGGGCGAGCCTTGGTCTGTGGCGCCCACGTGGAACTCGAACGCCTGCAGGGCCTCGAAGTCCAGCGCCCTCAGCGCGAACAGCTGCCCATTGTCTGCGTTGATCGAAACCAGCGAGGCGAGGGGCAGGTGCGGGTCCTGGGTTGGCAGAAGCGAGTAGGTGATCTGGGCGTTGATGCCTGAGTCTCTGTCTGTGGCGCTGATGCTGCCTATGTGCAGGGCGGGTTGGTTATTCTCGCGGACCAACAGCGTGTATGACGTTTGTGTGAAGGCAGGGGCGTTGTCGTTGACGTCGGAGACGAGGACAGTTATGTTGTGCTCGGTTTTCAGCCTGGGTGTCCCCAAGTCTGTGACCGTGATGGTGATGTTGTACTCGGCTCTGCTCTCTCTGTCTAGTGCTTCTTCTGTCATTAGGATGTAAAAATTTTCCACAGAGGGTTTCAGACGGAAAGGCAAATTATCCTGTATGTAGCAAATGGTCTTTCCATTTTCTCCAGAATCTCTGTCTTTAGCCCTAAAAACTGCCAGTACTGTTTCAGGAGAGTTCTCATCGATGTAGTTGGAAAGTGATGATATGATCAATTCAGGAGGATTGTCATTGGTGTCTAATACCTGGACCAAAACCATACATCTTGCAGAAAGGCCCCCACCATCAATTGCCTGTATGTTTATTTTGTGAGACTTTACTAGTTCATAGTCAAGCAATGCTTTGAGGATGATTTCCCCAGAAAAAGGATTGATTTGAAAGATTGTTTGAATATCTTCATCAGCATCAAAAAATGAATAGGTTACTTCTGCATTGACTCCTGAATCTGCATCTTCTGCAGAGACTTTAACCACAAGAGACCCTAAGGGGCTATTTTCTGGAGCCTGGGTCTCATAAATCAGCTGAGAAAATTTGGGAGCATTGTCATTGACATCCAGGACAAGGATGCGTATAGTGGTGGTTCCTGACCTGGGTGGAGATCCACCATCCAGTGCTGTGAGTGTTAAATTGAGCTCTGGCTGCTTTTCCCAGTCAAGAGCTTTGTCTAGCACTAGCTCTGGATATATTGTTCCCTCATCACTGTCATTAATTGTAATATGAAAAAAAGAATTGGGTTCAATTGTATAGTTTTGGATACCATTAAGTCCTCTATCTGAATCTTGTGCTCTTTCTAAACGAAATGTTGCCCCTTCTGCTGTATTTTCTAGTATTTTTAAGACCATCTCTTTCTCCCGAAATACTGGTGAGTGATCATTTATATCTCTGATTTTCAACTCAGCCCGGTAAATCTGAAAGGGGTTATCCATTAAAATTTGGAAATACAGCATACAGGGCTCTATGGAGCCACACAGTTTCTCCCTGTCCAGTTTTTCATTTGTGAGCACATTTCCAGTATGAGAATCCAGAAGCAAGTGTTGTTTATTATCATCAGAAACCACCCTCGTTCTCCGTGTAGCCAGCTCCTCCACCCCTATTCCCAGCTCCTTTGCCAGATTGACGACAAAGGATCCTCTTTCAGTTTCCTCTGTCACAGAATAATGTCGAAACCCATTAGCTGCCAAGGATACTCCCCCAAACAGAAAGAGAAATAAGACTTGCCTTTGTCTTGGGAAGCACAACCTTCTAGTCTCCATAGCTTCTCCTTTCATCAATTCCAGTAATAAGCAGAACTCCCAGCCTAAACAGCAGTTGGAAGCCTCAGACTTACACTTTGTACTAACAGGGAGCTAagatttcttttgtctttttcttcccaGACCATCTGCCTGGATCCTCCTTTTTTGTTAGTGACCTCAGTAGCAACCTCAGTTCAAAATTTCTGTCTCTTTAGCCTGCAGCGCCACCGCGTGGCTTCCAAAACACtcaaaatttaaacatttttcctgtgtattatttataaattatttcatttagtggtttttttttcaaattttcaatttttattttctattttttaaaaataatatttgtatAGAGATGCATTCACATTGTTTATTCATTGTTCCatgggaaagttaaaaaaattgggaAACAAAAAGTTCCTGCTGTAGCAGTAATTTTGTTCACTTCCCTGATAGGTTTTGCTCCTGTACTAGGTCTTTCAATTGTGATACAACACTTATGCAACCAAATAGAATATTTTGGGTTCCTCATGGAACCACcaaaatagtaattttatttttccagtgaCATTGGGCACAGGAACACCCATACTGGCAAAGAAGCCCATTTCATATGTTTttcaaaaaactccttcaaaaatctcATTACAATGCCTAAACAGAATCACCACTCTGTAATCAGAACCAAGCATTTAGGCTGTTCCTTTTCCGTGTTCCCATAAAGACTTATGCATATAACTATGATGACTCTGTAAATAGTATTGCTTCTCATTTTAGGCCACTCTGTCCTTTCTTCAATATGTGAGCTACTTGAGGACAGAAACAACATCTTAGTAATCTTTGGTTGGCAAATAAGCCACTCACTAATTCTGGTAATAAAGCATGCATATAGATAAACTGTAGTGAATAGGACCTGAAACAATATTCAGTACCTTTCAAAACCTAACCCCTACAATTTGAAAATTGTCTTCTTTCATTCACTTAcacatgcttttcaatttctaataccttttttgtctttgtttttcttatataaaatttaaaataccttGCAGAATTAAAGAATGGCCTAACCTTTATTTTAAGGTTCCTCTTAATTGAAATCCAGTAAGACTTTATGTGCATTAAATAAAGGGAGGTAAAGATCACAACTAACACATCATAACATTATGGAAAGTAAAAATAACATTATACCATTTGCTTCACAGTAATTTTATTCAAAGGCTCAATATCTAGAAAGATAGTCTTCTACATATTATGATTTTCCTACAAAAAGCAAGTGATATAAATTAAGTCTAGTAAGTCTAGGGAGATATATAAGGAAAAGGCTAGATATCACcaagaaacaaaagcaaacaacaaaaaccACTACTCTGCTGAATATAAAAGACACGTTATGAGAACCTCTAATTGatagtttctattgttttttcaaCTGAGTGGAAATGGATTGCTAGCCAATAAAACTTAACAGGgatctctgattttttttcacacacaattaaaagcaacaaattatgaaatatttctatATGATGCTGTAGAATGCCCAAAGTTTGTCTTTATGGCTTCAAACATAAGAGCATTTACACACTCAATATTTTACAATGACGTTTCTTTTTATGTTCAGGTTAGGCTGATTAGATATTTATCATACCACTTATAAcagaaatattattattaaatacaGAAACATCAACAGGGAAAACAGAACTTTAAAAAGTAACATAGTTTAAGAAAGAtgtaataattaaaatcaaggatTACAAATCAACAAGAAGACCAATTTAGAAaggaaaatagaaatatcaaatagTATATATGATATCCCATGCAGCAGAAGTCTAGAAAAGGGAGAaccaacatgaaatatatgttgataataaaatcaataaaacacattgggtgaaagaaaattttaaaatgctgtcAGCTTTGAAGATAAAGCCAACTCATTAATAGTCTATGAGGAAAAAAGTCTATGAGAAACAATTGAGtaaacataaagaaaaaactgtagTAAACTGAtaatgaattaaaatgaaaaataaatagtaCTGAAAAAATTGATGATAATGAACATAAACAATTTAACCAACAAGACAATATTAAACAGTTTATGACAAGACATGTTGGCatatgcttgtaatctcagctactttagAGGCTTAAGCAGGGTGATACACCAGCACTGGGAGTGGGTGAGTAAGTGTCTTTCCCTTATTGAATGGATTTCTATCAATAATTAAATCCAAAAGTAGTGTGGAAGAAAGAATTTTCCTCTATTTCTTTCTCAGGGCACTGGGGCGGGAGGATGGGGATAATTGGCTTCAAGAACTTAAATTCGCTGGTCGCAGAACCTCCCTTCAGACACACCTCTTGTTGGTAACTCTGGGACAGAGTGCCAGTGCTGGCGACATCCACCAGGTGGCCAGGAAAGTGGCCCTCAGGCACAGAACACACCCCTAGCGATGCCGCCCTGCTCCTCCTGCACAGCCTCACCGCCACGAACACTAgcacagagaagaggaagagcgATGACACAGAGGCCAAAGCAATGACCAAATAGACAGTGAGCGAGTCCCCCTGGGCGCGCTCAGGCGCCACTTCCGGGAGCGGTAGGTAGGGCTGGGAGAAGCCATCCACCAGCAGCACGTGCAGCGTGACGCTGGCAGACAGCGGAGGCTCGCCATTGTCCTTGACCAGCACCACCAGCCTGTGCCTGGCCGCATCACGCTCGCTCAGCAGCCTGGCGGTGCGCACCTCGCCATTGTGCGCCCACACGCCAAACAGCCCTGGCTCCGTGGCCTTGAGCAGCTGGTATGACAGCCAGGCGTTCTGACCCGAGTCTCCATCCACTGCCACCACCTTGGTGACCAGGTAGCCCTGCTCTGCCGCCCTGGGCACCAGCTCGGTGCAGGGCGCAGAGGCGTTCTGCAGCGGGTACAGCACGAAGGGCGGGTTGTCATTTTCGTCCAGCACCACCACGCGCACCAGCGCCTGACTGCTGAGCGCAGGCGAGCCTTGGTCGGTGGCGCCCACGTGGAACTCGAACGCCTGCAGGGCCTCGAAGTCCAGCGCCCTCAGCGCGAACAGCTGCCCATTGTCTGCGTTGATGGAGACCAGCGAGGTGAGGGGCAGGTTTGGGTCCTGGTTTGGCAGCAGTGAGTAAGTGATCTGGGCGTTGGTGCCCGAGTCTTTGTCTGTAGCGCTGACACTGCCTATGTGCAGGGCGGGCTGGTTGTTCTCGCGCACTAACAGCGTGTAGGAGGTTTCTCTGAAGGCAGGGGCGTTGTCGTTGATGTCTGATACCTGCactgttatgttaagctgtgttttCAATCTGGGTGTCCCCATATCTGTAACCGTGATGGTCACGTTGTattcctctctttcttctctgtCTAGTGCTCTCTTTGTTTTCAAGGTGTAAAAGTTTTTGCCTGAAGGTTTTAGAAGAAAGGGCATGTCTTCCTGAATGGAGGAAATCGTCTTTCCGTTGTTCCCAGAGTCAGGATCTGAAACTCTGAAAACAGCAACCACCATCTCCGGGGAGTTCTCCGGAATGGGACTGGTGAGTGCAGACATGGTCACTGCGGGGTGGTTATCATTTACATCCACCACCTGCAGGAGAAGAGTGCATTTCCCCCAAAGACCTCCTCCGTCTGTAGCCTTGATGTCCACTTCATAAAACGGGACTGTTTCAAAATCTACTTGTTTTCTAAGTCGAATTTCTCCTGTGATAGGATTTAGCTCCAAAGTTTTGCTAACATCTTCTGAAGCCTGAAAGAGCATATATATTATTTCCCCATAGACGCCATCGTCTAAATCAGTGGCGGAGACAGTGACTACCAGAGAACCTACCGGGCTGTTCTCAGGAATTTGCACCTTGTAGATTGGCTGCTGAAACTCAGGGGCATTATCGTTGATGTCCACCACTTCAATGAGGACCTGTGTGGTTCCAGACAGCGGAGGAGAGCCGCCATCCAGAGCTGTCAGGGTTAATCTTAGTTCAGGCTCTTCCTCTCGATCCAGCTCTTTTTCCAAAACCAGTTGAGGATATTTCTTGCCGTTGCTGCGTTCATAGGTAAGAATGCGGAAATGGGAGTTGGGGCTGATTTGATAGTTCTGAACATTATTGCTTCCAACGTCCAAGTCCAGAGCATTATTCAGAGGGAATACATTTCCTAGGGGGCTGTTTTCCAGTATTTTAAGAAGTATTTCTCTTTCTGGGAACACAGGAGAATGATCATTTATGTCTTTCACCTTCAGTTCAGCCTGAAATATCTCTAAGGGTTTTTCCATTAACACTTGGAAATTTAGTATACAAGGCTCAGTGGGCCCACATAGCTCCTCTCTATCTAATTTCTCATTTATGAGCAAATCCCCAGTTTGAACCTTGAGCTGCAAATACTCTTTGTTTCCTTGGGAAATGATCCGGGCCCCGCGGGTGGACATCTCTGCCAACTCCAGCCCTATGTCTTTCACTAGATTTGCCACTAAGGAACCTTTCTCCATTTCTTCCACTACCACATATGGTCCCAACTCAGCGCCTGCCCCAGACAAGCTCagcaaaacaaagaaaattaagACTTGCCTTTGTCTCTGATTTGGCAGCCATTCAATCTCCATTGCTATTTCCTGGAAATTCTTGTTCACAGGAGATTCACGTGTACCCAGGGTCTTGTTAGCGCTGTCCAGCAGTCCAGAATGCCAGAATTAAGCGGTAAACAGAATTTTTAAAGATATCGCACTCGCTTTTGCTCTGGCGGAGAAAGCTTTTCTTTTGCTTCTAGGCGGCAAGAAACTGGCTGGCAAACTGGAATTGCGGAAGCCAGTGTTCacgttttccattttcttgaccTGTAGCGCCACCATGCGTTCACTtagtcttactttttttttttctgatggaactggagaccaaaTTTTCCAAAATGAAGGAATAGGCTATGTGATATTAAACACTTGAGTTTTATTTTCAAGAGGCTTTTGTATGTACAGAGAGAACACTGGTGTTTCATGGAAAGGAGTACAAATGGCACACTATCACTGATATTATTGACTATGCTGTTGTTAATGATTAAATGTTGCTATTTACATCTAAACTAAGAAGAACATACATGTAGGAGCAAAATGTTTCCAAAGTAACACACATATTTTTCAGGGTACTTATTATAGTATTACAAATGAATGGACAATGCAAAAATTACAATCAGTGGGGTTCTAAAGAATGTAGTTAACCTTTTTTGATGTGGTGCAATCcccagggcttcttgcatgggagGCAAGACCTTTACCACAAAGACACATCCAAGCCCCTAACCAATGCTTTATTAAAGAATAAGTAACTTCTTTCCAACACCTAACCTCAAAACTGAATTTTTACAATTTTCAAATTAAtggaaaattattttctaaataggCAAATCTCAAGGTTGGCCCTGCCACACTTTggaattctgtttttttaaattttaacaagaacaatttctatcttattcttttaaaaacatctttGAGATGTAACTCAAATGCCCAAAATTCACCAACTTGAAGCATATGATTCAGTGGCTCTTAATGTATTCACATTGTTGTACTTCCATAATCACTCAATTTTAGAATATTCCTATCACTTTAAGAAGAAACATTATCCTTTATCTATAATCCCACTATTGTCCCATTTCTCCTAGCTTCAACCCCAAGCATTTATTAATCTACTTTTTTTATAGAGTTCcctattttaaacttttaaatgaaggaaatgatataaTATGCAGACTTTTATGACTGGTTTCTTTCACACAGAATAATGCTTTCAAGGTTTCATTCAAGTTTTAGCATGTAGCAACACTTCTTTTATAACTGAATAATATTGTGTTGTTCAGATAGATCAGATTTTGATGATCTATTCATCCACTGAGGGACATTTGAGTTGTCCCCTTTGGGCTATGTTGACAAAGCTGTTGTGAACATTCTTATACCAGTTTTTGGGTGGAcctctaattttattttgctaatagtgaaattgctggatcatatgctatttatatatttaattgttTCAGGACCTACCACACTTTTCCCCTAAATGGCTGAATCATTCTACATCCTCAGCAGTGTATCAGGATACCAATATTCCCACATCCTCCCAATGCTTGTTATTATCTGAGTTTTCGTATGTAGCTACCTCAGTGAAATGGTGTCTCACTGTAATTTTGATTTATATGTCCCTAATTActaatgatattgaacatcttttcatttaTTGGCCATTGGTTATCTTCCTTA is a genomic window of Callospermophilus lateralis isolate mCalLat2 chromosome 5, mCalLat2.hap1, whole genome shotgun sequence containing:
- the LOC143399815 gene encoding protocadherin beta-10-like; this encodes METRRLCFPRQRQVLFLFLFGGVSLAANGFRHYSVTEETERGSFVVNLAKELGIGVEELATRRTRVVSDDNKQHLLLDSHTGNVLTNEKLDREKLCGSIEPCMLYFQILMDNPFQIYRAELKIRDINDHSPVFREKEMVLKILENTAEGATFRLERAQDSDRGLNGIQNYTIEPNSFFHITINDSDEGTIYPELVLDKALDWEKQPELNLTLTALDGGSPPRSGTTTIRILVLDVNDNAPKFSQLIYETQAPENSPLGSLVVKVSAEDADSGVNAEVTYSFFDADEDIQTIFQINPFSGEIILKALLDYELVKSHKINIQAIDGGGLSARCMVLVQVLDTNDNPPELIISSLSNYIDENSPETVLAVFRAKDRDSGENGKTICYIQDNLPFRLKPSVENFYILMTEEALDRESRAEYNITITVTDLGTPRLKTEHNITVLVSDVNDNAPAFTQTSYTLLVRENNQPALHIGSISATDRDSGINAQITYSLLPTQDPHLPLASLVSINADNGQLFALRALDFEALQAFEFHVGATDQGSPALSSQALVRVVVLDDNDNPPFVLYPMQNASTPCTELVPRAAEQGYLVTKVVAVDGDSGQNAWLSYQLLKATEPGLFGVWAHNGEVRTARLLSERDAARHRLVVLVKDNGEPPLSASVMLHVLLVDGFSQPYLPLPEVAPERAQGDLLTVYLVIALASVSSLFLFSVLVFVVVRLCRRRRAASLGVCSVPEGHFPGHLVDVSGTGSLSQSYQYKVCLTGGSSGTSEFKFLKPIYPNIYTNGPERNSVENPIF
- the LOC143399812 gene encoding protocadherin beta-13-like — encoded protein: MEASGKRICRQKQVIFFFLLGLFQEGAGEPRRYSVVEETEGNSFVTNLAKDLSLGQREFSRRGVRILSKGNKLHLQLNQDTGELLLNEKLDREELCGHTEPCVLRFQVILESPLEFFQAELQIIDINDHSPEFLDKEMLLKVSESSPSGTTFPLKNAQDMDIGQNNIENYVISPNPYFRVLTRKRSDGRKYPELVLEKALDREEEPELKLTLTAQDGGSPPRSGTAQIHVEVVDVNDNAPEFQQLIYRVQIPENSPVGSLVVTVSATDLDDGVYGEIIYMLFQASEDVSKTLELNPITGEIRLRKQVDFETVPFYEVDIKATDGGGLWGKCTLLLQVVDVNDNHPAVTMSALTSPIPENSPEMVVAVFRVSDPDSGNNGKTISSIQEDMPFLLKPSGKNFYTLKTKRALDREEREEYNVTITVTDMGTPRLKTQLNITVQVSDINDNAPAFRETSYTLLVRENNQPALHIGSVSATDKDSGTNAQITYSLLPNQDPNLPLTSLVSINADNGQLFALRALDFEALQAFEFHVGATDQGSPALSSQALVRVVVLDENDNPPFVLYPLQNASAPCTELVPRAAEQGYLVTKVVAVDGDSGQNAWLSYQLLKATEPGLFGVWAHNGEVRTARLLSERDAARHRLVVLVKDNGEPPLSASVTLHVLLVDGFSQPYLPLPEVAPERAQGDSLTVYLVIALASVSSLFLFSVLVFVAVRLCRRSRAASLGVCSVPEGHFPGHLVDVASTGTLSQSYQQEVCLKGGSATSEFKFLKPIIPILPPQCPEKEIEENSFFHTTFGFNY